From the Vibrio vulnificus CMCP6 genome, one window contains:
- a CDS encoding DMT family transporter produces the protein MHTLDKSILYMLLSTLSLSVTGLISKYLVDIVPIEWFSFLRFALPAALLLALLRITKIKMPNKAEMKPLLGRALCIALCQLFFLWSLQHLSLVESVVLFATGPLFMPLLERLFFKTSVSKLTIAALVATFVGVILLAGKEGEFSLRLELLAGLAGGVFNSGSQLTLYRASKSSLSPKEINFWTFSFAALLLLPVLAFVDIAAPEATSTLQTWLSAPVAIALLTISCLIINTQVNRAKAYRLASSGSQLAPLIFTNLLFTSAWQWLFFDESFSLWQITGLGLIIFATMLNVLWPMIMSRPPFLKQRQA, from the coding sequence ATGCACACATTAGACAAATCTATCTTATATATGCTCCTGTCGACATTGAGTTTATCGGTGACAGGTCTGATTTCCAAATATTTAGTCGATATTGTTCCCATCGAATGGTTTAGCTTTCTGCGCTTTGCTTTGCCAGCCGCTTTACTATTGGCTCTGTTAAGAATAACTAAAATAAAAATGCCAAATAAGGCGGAAATGAAACCCTTGCTCGGCCGCGCACTGTGTATTGCCCTCTGCCAACTCTTTTTCCTTTGGTCGCTTCAACATCTCAGTTTGGTGGAAAGCGTGGTGCTCTTTGCCACAGGCCCATTGTTTATGCCGTTGCTTGAGCGTCTCTTTTTCAAAACTAGTGTGTCGAAACTGACAATAGCGGCGTTGGTGGCGACGTTTGTCGGCGTAATACTATTGGCAGGGAAAGAAGGGGAGTTCTCATTAAGGCTCGAATTGCTGGCAGGTTTGGCTGGGGGAGTGTTCAACTCGGGCTCTCAACTGACGCTCTATCGAGCCAGTAAGAGCTCGCTGTCACCCAAGGAGATTAACTTCTGGACATTCAGTTTTGCCGCCTTGTTGCTCCTGCCTGTTTTGGCGTTTGTCGATATCGCAGCGCCAGAGGCAACATCAACGCTGCAAACTTGGCTCAGTGCGCCCGTGGCTATCGCCTTGCTGACGATTTCTTGTTTGATCATCAATACCCAAGTGAACAGAGCTAAAGCGTACCGGTTAGCGAGCAGCGGCTCTCAGTTAGCACCATTGATTTTTACCAACTTACTGTTTACCTCGGCTTGGCAATGGCTGTTTTTTGATGAGTCGTTTTCTCTTTGGCAAATCACCGGTTTGGGATTGATCATTTTCGCCACCATGCTCAACGTACTGTGGCCGATGATCATGTCGCGTCCTCCGTTTCTAAAACAGAGGCAGGCGTAA
- a CDS encoding heavy metal-binding domain-containing protein yields the protein MIVTTTQHIEGKKIIAYKGVIAGEAILGANLFKDLFAGIRDMVGGRSGTYERELERARTIAFQELEQKARELGANAIVGVDIDYEVLGQSNGMLMVSASGTAVVIE from the coding sequence ATGATCGTTACAACGACTCAACATATCGAAGGCAAAAAAATCATCGCTTACAAAGGCGTTATTGCAGGAGAAGCCATTTTGGGTGCGAACCTGTTTAAAGATCTCTTTGCCGGAATTCGAGACATGGTTGGTGGACGTTCTGGTACGTATGAACGCGAGTTGGAAAGAGCAAGAACGATTGCTTTTCAAGAGCTGGAACAAAAAGCTCGTGAGTTGGGTGCCAATGCGATCGTCGGTGTTGATATCGACTATGAAGTCTTGGGACAGAGCAATGGCATGCTGATGGTTTCAGCCAGTGGTACGGCCGTCGTTATAGAATAG
- a CDS encoding LysR substrate-binding domain-containing protein, whose protein sequence is MRKQVPLKSLYAFVAVAETGSMTEAANLLHVSHSAISQAVKSLETQVNRPLFERVGRHVQLNNHGKKYYKQVAPALEQIVKATEELAQSNDIGRITLNMVNSLALHWWIPRLDDLQQFAPNLDVRLSNLTGIFHLEQQGVDVALVHGSPDEWQDYYCEKLSDDELILVCSPELLAHQPSVPELLAQSRIITVTNERRKNDWDIWCQAQQFPLPKTDKHLQFLVSVQAVQATIRRLGVLVTHKLFVKDDIDAGLLTQVGPSVVNPDLAFYWVCHPSKLKNESVLTLRNWIRNDFIPK, encoded by the coding sequence ATGAGAAAACAAGTGCCACTCAAATCTCTCTATGCTTTTGTCGCGGTGGCGGAAACGGGCAGTATGACCGAAGCGGCCAATCTGCTTCATGTTAGCCATTCTGCAATCAGCCAAGCGGTAAAATCACTAGAAACTCAAGTCAATCGGCCACTGTTTGAAAGAGTGGGGCGGCACGTTCAGTTAAACAATCATGGTAAGAAATATTACAAACAAGTCGCGCCAGCACTAGAGCAGATCGTTAAAGCAACCGAAGAGTTGGCGCAGTCCAATGACATAGGACGAATAACTCTCAACATGGTGAACTCCCTCGCTCTGCACTGGTGGATCCCACGTTTGGATGACTTACAACAATTTGCGCCCAACTTGGATGTTCGGCTCTCCAATTTGACGGGCATTTTTCATCTTGAGCAACAAGGGGTCGACGTAGCACTGGTCCATGGTAGCCCTGATGAATGGCAAGATTACTACTGTGAAAAACTCAGTGACGATGAACTGATTCTGGTTTGTAGCCCTGAGTTACTTGCTCATCAGCCTTCTGTGCCCGAGCTGCTGGCCCAATCGCGCATCATCACCGTAACGAATGAGCGGAGAAAAAACGATTGGGATATTTGGTGCCAAGCACAGCAGTTCCCACTACCTAAAACCGATAAGCATTTGCAGTTTTTAGTTTCGGTTCAGGCGGTTCAAGCAACCATAAGACGATTGGGCGTGCTAGTGACCCATAAACTGTTCGTCAAAGATGACATTGATGCCGGGCTGCTCACGCAAGTAGGCCCGAGTGTGGTGAATCCTGATCTCGCTTTCTATTGGGTGTGCCATCCTAGCAAACTCAAAAACGAAAGTGTTTTAACGCTGCGCAATTGGATCAGGAATGACTTCATACCAAAATGA
- a CDS encoding DUF3103 domain-containing protein, with protein sequence MKKKIILSALCTLALVGCQSEETKVTNISNEKAEDIVNTKRELAKQLGENYSSVESTLRQNINAQQLNVPISTLVEQKPQAQMSRRFVQADEQIRTWKGVSEYTDELLEVRLANEAMLAAWQKGDVSPLFAFEPSGDDELWQYIEAFDINGQIHQLDVYNMPDVPVIVVDNNSTKELKAGLQAMQAEMKRLGQPTQIQPYVVEKERDAAPRMAPQYNLSAETTAPIQTTQLKKIRLSDDQEPWISGKAEIYAIVTGVNPSRDEPALDLVEMPYLDYDNKDYYPNQIVIHWSRYRWGAADMVLMEQDDGTDYKQLAKLLVQVAEEVLKAIPDPEVQAYAIIPQITNKIIDAIPDGVLTNDDDFVDVYYTLMQDTSYVDHPGAGVNAVVTLEPLTINPTRP encoded by the coding sequence ATGAAAAAGAAAATAATACTGTCCGCACTCTGTACTTTAGCGCTTGTTGGCTGCCAGTCTGAAGAGACAAAAGTGACCAACATCTCTAATGAGAAAGCGGAAGATATCGTCAATACCAAACGTGAGCTTGCCAAGCAACTGGGCGAAAACTACAGCTCGGTTGAATCCACGCTTCGTCAAAACATCAACGCTCAGCAACTCAATGTTCCCATCTCCACTTTGGTTGAGCAGAAACCACAGGCACAAATGAGCCGACGTTTCGTTCAAGCCGATGAACAAATTCGAACATGGAAAGGCGTGAGTGAGTACACCGACGAGCTGCTTGAAGTTCGCCTTGCCAATGAAGCGATGCTCGCGGCTTGGCAGAAAGGGGACGTTTCACCATTGTTTGCTTTTGAACCAAGTGGTGATGATGAGCTTTGGCAGTACATTGAAGCATTTGATATCAACGGCCAGATCCACCAATTGGATGTTTACAACATGCCTGATGTGCCAGTCATTGTTGTCGATAACAACAGTACAAAAGAGCTTAAAGCAGGCCTACAAGCTATGCAGGCGGAGATGAAACGCTTAGGTCAACCTACGCAGATTCAGCCTTATGTGGTGGAAAAAGAACGCGATGCAGCCCCTCGCATGGCACCGCAGTACAACCTTTCTGCAGAAACGACCGCGCCAATCCAAACCACACAGCTGAAGAAAATCCGCTTATCTGATGACCAAGAGCCTTGGATCTCAGGCAAAGCAGAGATCTATGCCATTGTGACGGGGGTGAATCCGAGTCGAGATGAGCCAGCGTTGGATCTTGTGGAGATGCCTTATCTGGATTATGACAACAAAGATTATTACCCCAATCAAATTGTGATCCATTGGTCCCGCTATCGCTGGGGTGCCGCGGATATGGTGTTGATGGAACAAGATGATGGCACGGATTACAAACAGTTAGCTAAGTTACTGGTCCAGGTGGCAGAAGAAGTGTTGAAAGCGATTCCTGATCCAGAAGTGCAGGCGTACGCGATAATCCCGCAGATCACCAATAAAATTATTGATGCGATCCCCGATGGCGTCCTAACCAACGATGATGACTTTGTCGACGTGTACTACACGCTCATGCAAGATACGTCATATGTGGATCACCCAGGTGCTGGGGTCAATGCGGTGGTGACGTTGGAGCCTTTGACGATTAATCCAACACGCCCGTAG
- a CDS encoding diguanylate cyclase domain-containing protein translates to MMTKRFARLPLRYKMTLPTWLLFTVIFICVGGAAIKVISLSHYEGLHGRIKILSQGVASTLQAALTFADAATAKEQLNILTFDPDIIAAQVKSTDLLTKAAIHRLPQDCYWDDLNVLCRNQEIMSLSQEIVLGSEVLGELEVWVSLEAYFERKRRMWLTLGVIAVTLSFMVWWFARVLHNVFVMPLTSLHRSMEQMSRFGVLKKELPIYHDDELGKLTRCFNEMVLSLRDRESDLQNVLNDLEARNRYIQRALGAMRRGVLVVSENKTISYFNPAAQKELKIENEGENIAQRLEAYYEPKMAVDALMHSIVNGCKGKAVELRARDGERRYRVTCHPMSEGKETLVQFEDISEAYLAEQRRKLIDLMFEQNQDAILVLSRTFSVETQNLTSLRWFGEVHRLEEIHDYDSLQFTQAELKALMKSGGLIRAMEVKCQDGSLLPCQLKLRVLKSTSGRVEAFVVTLSDLSVERELKRLNYVANHDPLTGLANRSHAFQSLQTEHDQGKDQYLLFLDLDGFKAVNDQFGHAIGDDLLRVVAKRLKNSVFNRDLVARLAGDEFLIGIRDAHTYVPVVERILEQLQQPISIDGCLCDVTASIGVSHWAVKDGASLEERIHHADEAMYVAKRLGKNQYCCLQDELTV, encoded by the coding sequence ATGATGACCAAACGCTTTGCCCGTTTACCGCTGCGCTACAAGATGACGCTGCCGACATGGTTGCTGTTTACCGTGATATTTATCTGCGTCGGTGGGGCGGCCATCAAAGTGATCTCCTTGTCTCACTACGAAGGCTTGCATGGGCGCATTAAGATCCTTTCACAAGGGGTGGCCAGCACTTTACAAGCGGCGTTGACTTTCGCCGACGCAGCAACGGCAAAAGAGCAGCTGAACATTTTGACCTTTGACCCCGACATCATCGCGGCACAAGTCAAAAGTACCGATTTGCTGACCAAGGCCGCGATCCATCGTCTACCACAAGACTGTTACTGGGATGACCTCAATGTGCTGTGCCGCAACCAAGAGATCATGAGCTTAAGTCAAGAGATCGTCTTGGGCAGTGAAGTGCTGGGTGAATTGGAAGTGTGGGTCTCATTGGAAGCCTACTTTGAACGAAAACGCAGAATGTGGCTCACGCTTGGGGTGATCGCCGTGACCTTATCATTTATGGTGTGGTGGTTTGCTCGTGTGCTGCACAATGTCTTTGTCATGCCACTGACCTCATTGCATCGCTCTATGGAGCAGATGTCGCGTTTTGGCGTGTTGAAAAAAGAGCTGCCGATTTACCACGATGATGAACTGGGCAAGCTAACCCGCTGCTTTAACGAGATGGTGCTCAGTCTGCGAGATCGAGAAAGCGATCTTCAAAACGTGCTCAATGACTTGGAAGCGCGCAACCGCTATATCCAACGAGCGCTGGGTGCCATGCGTCGAGGGGTATTGGTTGTCTCTGAAAACAAAACCATCAGCTATTTCAATCCGGCGGCACAAAAAGAGCTGAAGATTGAAAACGAAGGAGAAAACATCGCGCAGCGACTCGAGGCTTATTATGAGCCTAAAATGGCGGTGGATGCGTTAATGCACTCTATCGTCAATGGTTGCAAAGGCAAAGCGGTGGAACTGCGTGCCCGTGATGGGGAACGAAGATACCGAGTTACCTGTCACCCAATGTCGGAAGGCAAAGAGACACTGGTTCAGTTCGAAGATATCTCAGAAGCTTATTTAGCCGAGCAGCGTCGCAAACTGATTGACTTGATGTTTGAACAAAACCAAGACGCGATTTTGGTGCTCTCACGTACATTCTCGGTTGAAACACAAAACCTCACCAGTCTGCGTTGGTTTGGCGAAGTACACCGGTTAGAAGAGATTCACGACTACGACTCTTTACAGTTTACTCAAGCTGAACTCAAGGCATTGATGAAAAGCGGTGGTTTGATTCGAGCCATGGAAGTGAAGTGTCAAGATGGCAGTCTGTTACCTTGTCAGCTGAAACTCAGGGTACTCAAAAGCACCTCCGGTCGTGTAGAAGCATTCGTGGTGACGCTAAGTGATCTATCGGTGGAAAGAGAGCTTAAGCGTTTAAATTATGTGGCGAATCACGATCCGTTGACGGGTTTAGCCAATCGCTCCCACGCCTTTCAATCTTTGCAAACTGAGCATGATCAAGGCAAAGATCAATATCTGCTCTTTTTGGATTTGGACGGTTTTAAAGCCGTCAATGATCAGTTTGGTCATGCTATTGGGGATGACCTGTTGCGAGTGGTCGCCAAACGGCTAAAGAACAGCGTGTTTAATCGCGACTTGGTGGCTCGTCTCGCGGGCGATGAATTTTTGATTGGTATTCGAGATGCGCATACTTACGTGCCTGTGGTGGAACGCATTTTAGAGCAGCTACAACAGCCAATCAGCATTGATGGATGCTTATGTGATGTCACTGCGAGTATTGGCGTGAGCCATTGGGCAGTCAAAGATGGCGCTTCTCTTGAGGAGCGGATACATCATGCAGACGAAGCGATGTATGTCGCTAAGCGGCTTGGGAAAAACCAATATTGCTGTTTGCAAGACGAACTCACTGTTTAA